TTCGACGGAACGGTACAGATCAACGGCGATTTTCGCGGCGAAATTTATTCCGACGGCACATTGGTGATTGGGACCGAGGCGCGTGTCAAGTCGACCGTATTTGTCGATACGCTCATTGTGTATGGAAAAATTGAAGGAAAAATCGAGGCCAAGTCGCGAGTTGAAATGCATGTGCCGGCGGTCGTGACGGCAGATTTGAAGACGAAGAATTTGAGCATCGAAAATGGCGTCATTTTCCAGGGTACGTGTCAGATGGACCGACCCGTCGAAAAAGGCACCGAAGCGCGTCTCAATGCGGCCACGGCGAGTCCGACGCTCGTTGAAACTGAAGCCTCTGATGTGGAAGAAGATGTTTTGGTAATGTAGTCGTAATTTAACCGTTCTCCTGGGCGTCGGTACGTCTGTATCCGGCGCCCGATGTCTGTTGAAGCGGGGTTGTTTATGTTGGAAGTTGCCGTTTCGCTGAATGTCGAGCCTTTGGGCGTATTGTTCCACGCCCTCATTTTTTTTGCAGTAGTCGCCGTGTTTGCTCAGTGTCTCGTGAAGCCGTTAGCGCGAGTACGTGATGCTCGTCGACAGGCCACAGTGGCACGTCAAGAGCGGGCTGCCGCTTTCGTGGCAGAAGCAGAAGTGCTGGAAGCGCAGCACAAACAAATGATGACCGCTGCGCGTCAAGCCGCGGCTGCAGAGCGCGAAATTTTGCGGCAACAAGGGATGAGTGAGGCTGCTGAAATCATGCACACGGCGCGGGGGAAATCCCTGGAGCTGTTTCAACGGGCCCAAGCTACTTTTGCCGGCCAGCTCGCGGCCGCGAGAAAAGTGCTGGAAGTGGATACGCAAACCTTTGTCCAAATCATCGCAGAGCGCTTGATGGAACGGGAGTTGAAGAAAAATGCGGATGAATCGCTGGGACAAGTCACGCCCTTACGGCCAGCCGCATCAGGGAAATCGCACTAGGAGCTACGACGTATGGTCATCAATTGGGGATTTGTTTTTAGTGTCGTCAATTTTTTCTTATTTGTCGTGGCGCTCTATTGGCTGTTACGGCGTCCGTTACAGACACATTTTGCGGCGCGTGCGCATGATTTAGAAGTTGCACTTGCGGAAGCAAGGGGTGCGGAGCAGACCGCGCAGCGACGTCTCGATGAAATTCAAAAACAATTAGCGCAGAGCGAGCATGCGATTACTGAATTGAAGGCGCAAATGCGTGCCGATGGTGAGTTGGATCGTCAGGCCATGGTGGCGAAGGCGCATGAAATGGCGAAGAAATTGGAACTGGATACGGAGCGCATGATTGTACAGGAGCTCAGGAAGAATAAAGAAACGCTGCGTGGAACAACCGTGGATATGGCCATTCTCATGGCGGAACGGCTGTTGCGGGAGCAATTGACGACGGAGGATCAATTCCGCTTGGTGCGTGATTATGTCCAGCGGCTCGGTTCACTCCATTAATAAAACGATCAGTCTATGTCTTTTGATGCAATCATCGGTCGTCGCTATGCGACGGCTTTCTTTTCCCTCGCCGAAGCGCAACACTCCGTTGAGCTCTGGTTAGCGGATCTTGATCATTTTGTTGCGACTTGCCGAGGCGCACCAGATCTCTTGGCTGTCTTAGCGGATGCGAATTATAGTCTGCCGCAGCGATTCTGGATTCTGACGGACGTTGCGTCGCGCCTACAGTGTCATGCCATGACGGTCAATTATTTGAAACTCTTAATCGAAAAACGCCGTATTGAATGCCTGTTTACGATTGTCGAGGCATACCGACAGTTGGTTGCCGAACGTGCGGGTGTCGTCACTGCAGTGGTTACGACCGCCATTCCAATGAATGATCCTGGTATTGTCACGTCTATTCAAGAAGCGATCGGGCGTTTGAAAAAGAAGCGTGTGCATGTTGAGACCGACACGGATCCAGCCATTATTGGTGGCGTGGTGATTCGGGTCGGCGATGAAATCTTTGATGGGAGTGTAGCGGCGGAG
This region of Deltaproteobacteria bacterium genomic DNA includes:
- a CDS encoding ATP synthase F0 subunit B gives rise to the protein MVINWGFVFSVVNFFLFVVALYWLLRRPLQTHFAARAHDLEVALAEARGAEQTAQRRLDEIQKQLAQSEHAITELKAQMRADGELDRQAMVAKAHEMAKKLELDTERMIVQELRKNKETLRGTTVDMAILMAERLLREQLTTEDQFRLVRDYVQRLGSLH
- the atpH gene encoding ATP synthase F1 subunit delta codes for the protein MSFDAIIGRRYATAFFSLAEAQHSVELWLADLDHFVATCRGAPDLLAVLADANYSLPQRFWILTDVASRLQCHAMTVNYLKLLIEKRRIECLFTIVEAYRQLVAERAGVVTAVVTTAIPMNDPGIVTSIQEAIGRLKKKRVHVETDTDPAIIGGVVIRVGDEIFDGSVAAELRRMRLRLAQSLEG
- a CDS encoding polymer-forming cytoskeletal protein, producing the protein MPQPRHDQVNGLLDKGCSFEGKLTFDGTVQINGDFRGEIYSDGTLVIGTEARVKSTVFVDTLIVYGKIEGKIEAKSRVEMHVPAVVTADLKTKNLSIENGVIFQGTCQMDRPVEKGTEARLNAATASPTLVETEASDVEEDVLVM